Proteins encoded by one window of Chanos chanos chromosome 7, fChaCha1.1, whole genome shotgun sequence:
- the hdac8 gene encoding histone deacetylase 8 isoform X1, producing MCDKGDSQDGTCPKRSVVYVYSPEYIETCDSLSKVPNRASMVHSLIEAYGLLQHMRVVKPHVASMEEMAVFHTDSYLEHLHKISQDGDNDDPQSVDFGLGYDCPVVEGIFDYAAAVGGATLTAAQCLVEGKCDVAINWAGGWHHAKKDEASGFCYVNDAVLGILKLREKYERVLYVDVDLHHGDGVEDAFSFTSKVMTVSLHKFSPGFFPGTGDVSDTGLGKGRGYAVNVPLEDGIRDDRYLQVFTSVMQEVKAQFNPEAVVMQLGADTMAGDPMCSFNMTPVGVGKCLLHILQWELPTLLLGGGGYNLANTARCWTYLTGTVLGQTLASEIPDHEFFTEYGPDYSLEISPSCRPDRNESQQLDRVISTIKGNLKNVV from the exons ATGTGTGACAAAGGTGATTCTCAAGATGGCACATGTCCTAAACGCTCCGTCGTATATGTTTACAGTCCTGAATACATTGAAACTTGTGACTCCTTATCAAAAGTCCCAAACCGG GCAAGTATGGTACATTCCCTGATTGAGGCGTACGGTTTATTGCAACACATGAG AGTTGTGAAGCCTCATGTAGCATCAATGGAAGAGATGGCAGTGTTTCATACAGATTCATACCTGGAGCATCTGCACAAAATCAGCCAGGACGGAGACAACGATGACCCCCAGTCTGTTGACTTTGGATTAG gttatgACTGCCCAGTGGTAGAGGGTATCTTTGACTATGCAGCGGCAGTTGGAGGAGCCACGCTGACGGCTGCCCAGTGCCTAGTTGAAGGAAAGTGTGACGTTGCCATCAACTGGGCAGGAGGCTGGCATCACGCCAAGAA GGATGAAGCATCTGGATTCTGCTACGTGAATGACGCCGTCCTGGGCATCCTCAAACTGAGGGAGAAGTACGAACGAGTGCTCTATGTGGACGTGGACCTTCACCATGGCGACG GGGTGGAGGACGCTTTCAGCTTCACGTCCAAGGTCATGACGGTGTCTCTGCACAAGTTCTCTCCCGGTTTCTTCCCAG GTACGGGAGACGTGAGCGACACGGGGCTGGGAAAAGGTCGGGGTTACGCTGTAAACGTCCCTCTGGAGGACGGGATACGGGACGACCGCTACCTACAGGTGTTCACCAG TGTTATGCAGGAAGTAAAAGCCCAGTTTAACCCGGAAGCCGTCGTGATGCAGCTGGGGGCGGACACCATGGCGGGTGACCCCATGTGTTCCTTCAACATGACCCCCGTGGGCGTTGGCAAGTGCCTACTCCACATACTGCAATGGGAGTTACCCACACTTCTGCTTGgaggag GGGGTTATAATCTTGCCAACACTGCCCGTTGTTGGACCTACCTAACGGGGACAGTCTTGGGACAAACGCTGGCTTCAGAGATACCCGACCACGAG TTCTTCACGGAATACGGTCCGGATTATTCCCTGGAGATAAGCCCAAGCTGCCGACCTGACCGCAACGAGAGCCAACAGCTGGACCGGGTCATCAGTACCATCAAAG GGAATCTAAAGAATGTAGTTTAG
- the hdac8 gene encoding histone deacetylase 8 isoform X2 encodes MCDKGDSQDGTCPKRSVVYVYSPEYIETCDSLSKVPNRASMVHSLIEAYGLLQHMRDEASGFCYVNDAVLGILKLREKYERVLYVDVDLHHGDGVEDAFSFTSKVMTVSLHKFSPGFFPGTGDVSDTGLGKGRGYAVNVPLEDGIRDDRYLQVFTSVMQEVKAQFNPEAVVMQLGADTMAGDPMCSFNMTPVGVGKCLLHILQWELPTLLLGGGGYNLANTARCWTYLTGTVLGQTLASEIPDHEFFTEYGPDYSLEISPSCRPDRNESQQLDRVISTIKGNLKNVV; translated from the exons ATGTGTGACAAAGGTGATTCTCAAGATGGCACATGTCCTAAACGCTCCGTCGTATATGTTTACAGTCCTGAATACATTGAAACTTGTGACTCCTTATCAAAAGTCCCAAACCGG GCAAGTATGGTACATTCCCTGATTGAGGCGTACGGTTTATTGCAACACATGAG GGATGAAGCATCTGGATTCTGCTACGTGAATGACGCCGTCCTGGGCATCCTCAAACTGAGGGAGAAGTACGAACGAGTGCTCTATGTGGACGTGGACCTTCACCATGGCGACG GGGTGGAGGACGCTTTCAGCTTCACGTCCAAGGTCATGACGGTGTCTCTGCACAAGTTCTCTCCCGGTTTCTTCCCAG GTACGGGAGACGTGAGCGACACGGGGCTGGGAAAAGGTCGGGGTTACGCTGTAAACGTCCCTCTGGAGGACGGGATACGGGACGACCGCTACCTACAGGTGTTCACCAG TGTTATGCAGGAAGTAAAAGCCCAGTTTAACCCGGAAGCCGTCGTGATGCAGCTGGGGGCGGACACCATGGCGGGTGACCCCATGTGTTCCTTCAACATGACCCCCGTGGGCGTTGGCAAGTGCCTACTCCACATACTGCAATGGGAGTTACCCACACTTCTGCTTGgaggag GGGGTTATAATCTTGCCAACACTGCCCGTTGTTGGACCTACCTAACGGGGACAGTCTTGGGACAAACGCTGGCTTCAGAGATACCCGACCACGAG TTCTTCACGGAATACGGTCCGGATTATTCCCTGGAGATAAGCCCAAGCTGCCGACCTGACCGCAACGAGAGCCAACAGCTGGACCGGGTCATCAGTACCATCAAAG GGAATCTAAAGAATGTAGTTTAG